Proteins from one Fibrobacterota bacterium genomic window:
- a CDS encoding VWA domain-containing protein yields the protein MGSIAFAADTGHVRPPLLLSVAGNPALIKASLQIDSIPDTQYGPPLKLAAKWLRDTSLTNTAKQAIVFISDGQPNDANAVTTWINANKDIPIYTIALGDSTAPFTRMQDMSTQTGGVFYRVSPKDLVRMNVVMQQIIQAITVPTIPRSIEVTNTSLAPPQVSRSTGMNRNADSSITPVMDSILALNKGANVLTVKVTMSDNDVRNYTVKVQADGPVAAASGQSLSCYAMPTLTLLNKAGGVDSAYTAATTQYNVRLTRATSDLKQVIVTATSSDTTRPGWGDEEHIILPEASAAGGTTVNLKNNYPLNGSAATATKGDNTLDAAPGPGGSVTLTWQHPRDPREIATYRLPGKSISTTQGFIDVIRAVDAPHGVDLPVVTDPVVIRGGVTLVQKGGSAVLTSKGDLNNPNKISGEILDPNHTPTFVFKTAAPFSYSISIYDGLGQFLNSKEGAVDSLKWEQLRGGADSLACAFSILPVSKEGHRFGTGVYILRATITTHVDVRQDVGRPARVTAATKTFTNRFGYIR from the coding sequence GTGGGATCCATCGCCTTCGCGGCCGATACGGGCCACGTCCGCCCGCCCCTTCTCCTGTCCGTAGCCGGCAATCCGGCCTTGATCAAGGCATCCCTGCAAATCGATTCGATCCCCGATACCCAGTACGGTCCCCCCCTGAAGTTGGCGGCCAAATGGTTGCGGGATACCTCGCTCACCAATACCGCCAAGCAGGCCATCGTCTTCATCTCGGACGGGCAGCCCAATGACGCCAATGCGGTCACGACCTGGATCAACGCCAACAAAGACATCCCCATCTACACCATCGCCTTGGGGGATTCCACCGCGCCGTTCACCCGCATGCAGGATATGTCCACCCAGACCGGAGGCGTCTTCTACCGCGTCTCTCCCAAAGATCTTGTCCGTATGAACGTGGTGATGCAGCAGATCATCCAGGCTATTACCGTGCCCACCATACCCCGCTCCATCGAAGTCACCAACACCTCCCTCGCCCCGCCCCAGGTGAGCCGCTCCACCGGGATGAACCGCAATGCCGACAGCAGCATCACCCCGGTGATGGATAGCATTCTGGCCCTCAACAAGGGCGCCAACGTCTTGACGGTGAAGGTCACCATGTCCGACAACGACGTCCGCAATTACACCGTAAAGGTCCAGGCCGACGGGCCCGTCGCAGCCGCATCCGGCCAGAGCCTTTCCTGTTACGCCATGCCCACCTTGACCCTGTTGAACAAGGCCGGCGGCGTGGACTCCGCCTATACCGCCGCGACGACGCAGTATAACGTGCGCCTCACGCGAGCCACTTCCGATCTGAAGCAAGTGATCGTGACCGCTACCTCCAGCGATACCACCCGGCCCGGTTGGGGCGATGAGGAACATATCATCCTGCCCGAGGCCTCCGCGGCCGGCGGCACCACCGTGAATCTGAAGAACAATTATCCCTTGAACGGTTCGGCCGCGACCGCCACCAAAGGCGATAATACCCTGGATGCCGCTCCCGGCCCGGGAGGCTCCGTTACCCTCACTTGGCAGCATCCGCGCGACCCGCGCGAGATCGCCACCTACCGCCTGCCGGGCAAGAGCATCTCGACCACCCAGGGCTTTATCGACGTCATTCGCGCCGTGGACGCCCCGCATGGAGTGGACCTGCCTGTGGTGACCGATCCGGTGGTCATCCGCGGCGGCGTGACCCTGGTGCAGAAAGGCGGTTCCGCCGTCCTCACCAGCAAGGGGGACTTGAACAATCCCAATAAGATCAGCGGGGAAATCCTGGACCCGAACCACACGCCCACCTTCGTGTTCAAGACCGCCGCGCCTTTCTCCTACTCCATTTCCATCTACGATGGCCTGGGCCAATTCCTGAATTCCAAGGAGGGGGCGGTGGATTCCTTGAAGTGGGAACAACTACGCGGCGGCGCGGACTCCCTGGCCTGCGCCTTCAGCATCCTGCCGGTCTCGAAGGAGGGCCATCGCTTCGGCACGGGGGTTTACATCCTGCGGGCCACCATCACTACCCACGTGGACGTGCGCCAGGATGTGGGGCGGCCGGCGCGGGTGACGGCGGCGACGAAGACGTTTACGAATCGGTTCGGGTATATCCGGTAA
- a CDS encoding ATP-binding cassette domain-containing protein has protein sequence MTAPASAASGEGNAAVTASAAPLLAVRNLKAWFPVTGGVLKKTVGHVKAVNDVSFSMHAGEVLAVVGESGCGKSTLGYSVLGLVAPTGGELELNGNRIDIKRPSAWNPYRKDFQIIFQDPYTSLNPRHTLFEILAEPMRVHAIAPERELHDRVAGLLAKVGLSPDYMHRFPHAFSGGQRQRIGIARALALSPKLIVCDEVVAALDVSVQAQIINLLMDLKSEFGLSLLFISHDLSLVKAISDKVLVMYLGKIAEEAAAADLFAAPRHPYTAALLESIPTLDRSRRPKLLGGEIPSPVNLPPGCSFAGRCPKVQDRCRRETPALYPAGASRAACFYPNGLPEAGV, from the coding sequence ATGACCGCCCCCGCGTCCGCTGCTTCCGGAGAGGGTAACGCAGCGGTTACTGCCTCCGCCGCGCCCCTGCTCGCCGTCCGCAATTTGAAGGCCTGGTTCCCGGTGACCGGCGGGGTGCTGAAGAAGACCGTAGGCCACGTGAAGGCAGTCAACGACGTGAGTTTTTCCATGCATGCCGGCGAAGTGCTGGCGGTGGTGGGCGAATCGGGATGCGGGAAAAGCACCTTGGGCTATTCGGTTCTGGGCCTGGTCGCGCCCACCGGCGGGGAATTGGAGCTGAACGGGAACCGCATCGATATCAAGCGGCCGTCGGCTTGGAATCCCTACCGCAAGGACTTCCAAATCATCTTCCAGGATCCCTATACTTCGCTCAACCCGCGGCATACCCTTTTCGAAATCCTGGCCGAGCCCATGCGGGTGCATGCCATCGCGCCCGAGCGCGAACTACACGATCGCGTCGCCGGCCTTCTGGCCAAGGTGGGCCTTTCGCCCGACTACATGCATCGTTTCCCGCACGCCTTCTCCGGCGGGCAGCGGCAACGCATCGGCATTGCCCGCGCCCTGGCCTTGAGTCCCAAGCTCATCGTCTGCGACGAGGTAGTGGCGGCCCTGGACGTTTCCGTGCAGGCCCAAATCATCAACTTGTTGATGGATCTGAAAAGCGAGTTCGGCCTGTCCCTGCTCTTCATCTCCCATGATCTTTCCCTGGTGAAAGCGATCAGCGACAAGGTGCTGGTGATGTACCTGGGGAAGATCGCGGAGGAAGCCGCCGCGGCCGATCTTTTCGCGGCCCCGCGCCATCCCTATACGGCCGCCTTGCTGGAATCGATCCCGACCCTGGACCGCTCGCGAAGGCCGAAACTATTGGGCGGCGAAATCCCCTCTCCGGTCAATTTGCCGCCGGGATGTTCCTTCGCGGGCCGTTGCCCCAAGGTCCAAGATCGCTGCCGCCGCGAGACGCCAGCGCTGTATCCGGCGGGCGCAAGCCGGGCGGCCTGTTTTTATCCGAATGGATTACCGGAAGCGGGCGTTTAG
- a CDS encoding ABC transporter ATP-binding protein: protein MENPSPPLLDVQNLSIGFDGDAAAVAITDQVSFRIRAGECYGLVGESGCGKSVTCLSLLKLLPSPGGRVLSGRVLFQGRDMLTMPKEELRSLRGGAIAMIFQEPGAALNPLWPIRRQLLEPFHFHSFQGDPEKRIRGLLDRVGIADPDRVLAAYPHQLSGGMLQRVMIAMALCLNPSLLIADEPTTALDVTVQAQIMELIEELRRESGMAVLMVTHNLNLVAQYADRVGVMYAGRIVEESPVGDFLRRPLHPYAEGLLGALPKLGASGRETMRPIPGQVPRPADYLPGCRFRDRCPRAFDRCPAKPDLFPAGEGHTVACFLYEPGGPNEPGRGKAGAGNRGPDSVPGPVEAAR from the coding sequence ATGGAGAACCCATCCCCTCCGCTGCTGGACGTCCAAAACCTGTCCATCGGCTTCGACGGGGACGCGGCCGCCGTCGCCATTACCGACCAGGTTTCTTTCCGCATCCGCGCCGGCGAATGCTACGGCCTGGTGGGGGAATCCGGTTGCGGCAAATCCGTCACCTGCCTGTCCTTATTGAAACTTCTGCCTTCCCCCGGCGGGCGGGTCCTCTCCGGCCGCGTCCTGTTCCAGGGCCGGGATATGCTGACCATGCCCAAGGAGGAGTTGCGCAGTTTGAGGGGCGGGGCCATCGCGATGATCTTCCAGGAGCCCGGAGCGGCCTTGAATCCGCTCTGGCCCATCCGCCGGCAACTGCTGGAGCCGTTCCACTTCCATTCCTTCCAGGGCGATCCCGAAAAGCGCATCCGCGGCCTGCTCGATCGCGTCGGCATCGCCGATCCGGACCGGGTGCTGGCGGCCTATCCCCATCAGTTGTCGGGCGGCATGCTGCAACGGGTGATGATCGCCATGGCCCTGTGCCTCAACCCTTCCCTGCTCATCGCCGACGAGCCCACCACGGCGCTGGACGTAACCGTGCAGGCGCAGATCATGGAATTGATCGAGGAGTTGCGCCGCGAATCGGGGATGGCCGTGCTGATGGTGACGCATAACCTGAATCTGGTCGCCCAGTACGCCGATCGCGTGGGGGTGATGTACGCGGGACGCATCGTGGAGGAAAGCCCGGTGGGCGATTTCTTGCGGCGTCCCTTGCACCCTTACGCCGAGGGCCTGCTGGGCGCCTTGCCGAAGCTGGGCGCCAGCGGCCGCGAGACCATGCGGCCCATTCCCGGGCAGGTGCCGCGCCCCGCCGATTACCTGCCGGGCTGCCGTTTCCGCGATCGTTGCCCCCGTGCCTTCGATCGCTGCCCGGCCAAGCCCGACTTGTTCCCCGCCGGCGAAGGCCATACGGTAGCCTGTTTCCTGTATGAACCGGGCGGACCAAACGAACCGGGTCGGGGAAAAGCGGGCGCGGGCAACCGCGGCCCCGATTCCGTCCCGGGCCCCGTGGAGGCCGCCCGATGA
- a CDS encoding ABC transporter permease subunit, which translates to MIVRRRAFFSELTLERLRRFRRIRRAWVSLLILGGAFLISLFSEFIANDKPLWLRYQGHTYLPIVHFYPGTLFGGPYSTEPDYLKLKDDPAFATAGGSMVFPVIPYGPLRANLDMEGTPPHPPSRRHWLGTDNTARDVLARLIYGFRICMMFGLCLALSDAVLGILIGGIQGYLGGKVDLGVQRLIEIWSALPFLYVVILLGSIYGQGFWILLLVLALFEWISLSYYMRGEFYRLKGMNYVKAAKASGFGPGRIFFKEILPNALTPVITILPFTVVSGIGSLTALDFLGFGLPPPTPSWGEMLTQGLQNLQAPWIAVSSVAALFATLLLATFIGEGVREAFDPKAFSRIE; encoded by the coding sequence ATGATCGTGCGGCGGCGCGCCTTCTTTTCGGAATTGACCCTGGAGCGCCTGCGCCGCTTCCGCCGCATCCGCCGCGCTTGGGTCTCCCTGCTGATCCTGGGCGGCGCTTTCCTGATTTCGCTTTTCTCCGAATTCATCGCCAACGACAAACCGCTCTGGCTACGCTACCAGGGCCATACCTATCTTCCCATCGTCCATTTCTATCCTGGCACCTTGTTCGGAGGGCCTTACTCCACCGAGCCCGATTACTTGAAACTGAAGGACGATCCGGCATTCGCAACGGCGGGCGGCTCCATGGTTTTCCCCGTCATCCCCTATGGGCCCTTGCGCGCCAACCTGGACATGGAAGGCACCCCGCCGCATCCGCCTTCGCGCCGGCACTGGCTCGGCACGGACAATACCGCCCGCGACGTGCTGGCGCGCCTCATCTACGGGTTCCGCATCTGCATGATGTTCGGACTGTGCCTGGCCCTATCCGATGCGGTCCTCGGCATCCTGATCGGCGGCATCCAAGGCTATCTCGGCGGCAAGGTTGATCTCGGCGTGCAACGCCTGATCGAAATCTGGAGCGCCTTGCCTTTCCTCTACGTGGTCATCCTGCTGGGATCGATCTATGGCCAGGGATTCTGGATCCTGCTGCTCGTGCTGGCCCTGTTCGAATGGATCAGCTTGTCGTACTACATGCGCGGCGAGTTCTACCGATTGAAAGGGATGAATTACGTGAAGGCGGCGAAGGCCTCCGGCTTCGGCCCGGGGCGCATCTTCTTCAAGGAGATCCTCCCCAACGCCCTCACCCCGGTCATCACCATCCTCCCCTTCACCGTGGTCAGCGGCATCGGATCCTTGACGGCCCTCGACTTCCTCGGCTTCGGCTTGCCGCCCCCTACGCCTTCCTGGGGCGAAATGCTGACCCAGGGACTGCAAAACCTGCAGGCCCCCTGGATCGCCGTCTCCAGCGTGGCGGCGTTGTTCGCCACCCTACTGTTGGCGACCTTCATCGGCGAAGGCGTGCGGGAAGCGTTCGATCCCAAGGCGTTCTCCCGCATCGAGTGA
- a CDS encoding ABC transporter permease subunit, which yields MKAYLIRRILLMIPTLFGISLVCFTLIQFVPGGPVEELISRMRQVSSQRGMSSKSISPQEVENIKAYFGFDKPPAVRYVKWMGNVARGDLGRSYTYHEPVLKLIFSKMPISLFFGLTSFLLSYIVCVPLGMAKAMKHNSWFDMISSVLIFSGYVMPGYALGIVLIIFLGGGSYLNLFPISGVISDEFESLSLLGKSLDFMHHMVLPMVCYMIGEFAFLTMLMKNSLLDEVGKDYMRTALVKGSTFPQAVRRHALRNALIPIATRASEIFTLMFAGSILIERVFDIDGMGLLVFNSTVNRDYNVVLGVILLSSVMTLLGRLFADILYVIVDPRIRFQ from the coding sequence TTGAAAGCCTACCTGATCCGCCGCATCCTGCTGATGATCCCGACCTTGTTCGGGATCAGCCTGGTATGCTTTACCCTCATCCAGTTCGTTCCGGGCGGCCCGGTGGAAGAGCTCATCTCGCGCATGCGCCAGGTCTCCTCCCAGCGCGGCATGTCGTCGAAGTCCATTTCCCCGCAGGAGGTGGAAAACATCAAGGCCTACTTCGGCTTCGATAAGCCGCCCGCGGTCCGCTACGTGAAATGGATGGGCAACGTGGCGCGCGGCGATCTGGGCCGATCGTATACCTACCATGAGCCGGTCCTGAAACTGATCTTCTCCAAGATGCCCATCTCCCTTTTCTTCGGGCTCACCTCCTTCCTCCTGTCCTACATCGTGTGCGTGCCTTTGGGGATGGCCAAAGCCATGAAGCACAATTCCTGGTTCGATATGATTTCCAGCGTACTCATCTTTTCCGGCTACGTGATGCCGGGATACGCCCTGGGCATCGTGCTGATCATATTCCTGGGGGGCGGCAGCTACCTGAACCTGTTCCCCATCTCGGGCGTGATCTCGGACGAGTTCGAATCGTTGAGTCTGCTGGGGAAGAGCTTGGACTTCATGCACCATATGGTGCTGCCCATGGTCTGCTATATGATCGGCGAATTCGCCTTCCTGACCATGCTGATGAAGAACAGCCTGCTGGACGAGGTGGGGAAGGATTACATGCGCACGGCCCTGGTGAAAGGGTCCACCTTTCCCCAGGCGGTGCGGCGGCATGCCTTGCGCAACGCGCTCATTCCCATCGCCACGCGGGCCAGCGAAATCTTCACCCTCATGTTCGCCGGTTCCATCCTCATCGAACGCGTGTTCGATATCGACGGTATGGGCCTGTTGGTGTTCAATTCCACCGTCAACCGCGACTACAACGTGGTGCTGGGGGTGATCTTGCTTTCCAGCGTCATGACCCTGTTGGGCCGGCTCTTCGCGGACATCCTCTACGTGATCGTCGATCCCCGGATCCGCTTCCAATGA
- a CDS encoding ABC transporter substrate-binding protein, translated as MMGRVSAYLITTFALALLTSGCRKTDQAGGNREGGRPQVEDKAVAVDSAGEADPIANPAAVKGGSYATWQGGFPKSLNYWLENSTAAQEISGMLFEPLIDMHSTQDKPIPELADSWTISDDKKTFTVHIDPRARWSDGHPVTAEDVRFYWDVIMNPKNLTSMYRIGMGRFDRPELKDSLTLVFHAKNVHWGNFWEIAAMVAFPKHLWEKVDFNEQNFEFPVVYGPYRLYEVKKERSVVLQRRNDWWGLARKWNQHKYNFDYLKYVYIEDQIKTLEAFKKGDIDVYPIYTAAIWAEKTKFDQVQKGWIARQRVYNREPKAFQGIALNMRRPQFQDVRVREALARLINRNLMNEKLMFNEYFMLNSYFPSLYPDNKNPHFPMLEYDPAKARALLTAAGWKPGADGILKKDGKPFTAVLLTSSPDMRHLNVYVEDLKAVGVDAKIDQVSYSSLVKRMDHQDFDMYWAAFAYDRLIDPEAAWGSKSVDEVASNNYPGVKDKAIDSLIELQKGEFDMEKQHAILRQIDDRLLRIMPYALLWQADHTRLLYWRRFGTPKYVLDKYHRENSIPEYWWSDPAQSKALDEAMAGGKSLPPAETDIHYQE; from the coding sequence GCCGGCCCCAAGTCGAGGACAAGGCCGTCGCGGTCGATTCCGCGGGCGAGGCCGACCCCATCGCCAACCCGGCCGCCGTGAAGGGCGGGTCCTACGCCACCTGGCAGGGCGGTTTCCCGAAATCCCTCAACTACTGGTTGGAGAATTCCACCGCGGCCCAGGAAATCAGCGGCATGCTTTTCGAGCCGCTGATCGATATGCATTCCACGCAGGACAAGCCCATCCCCGAATTGGCCGACTCCTGGACCATTTCCGACGACAAGAAGACCTTCACGGTGCACATCGATCCGCGGGCGCGCTGGAGCGACGGCCATCCGGTCACCGCCGAGGACGTCCGCTTCTATTGGGACGTCATCATGAATCCCAAGAACCTGACCTCGATGTACCGCATCGGCATGGGCCGTTTCGATCGGCCCGAGCTGAAGGACAGCCTCACCTTGGTGTTCCATGCCAAGAACGTGCACTGGGGGAACTTCTGGGAAATCGCGGCCATGGTGGCATTCCCCAAGCATCTCTGGGAGAAGGTGGATTTCAACGAGCAGAACTTCGAGTTCCCGGTGGTGTACGGCCCTTATCGCCTCTACGAGGTGAAGAAGGAACGTTCGGTGGTTTTGCAACGCCGCAACGATTGGTGGGGCCTGGCCCGCAAATGGAACCAGCACAAGTACAACTTCGACTACCTGAAGTACGTCTACATCGAGGATCAGATCAAGACCCTGGAAGCTTTCAAGAAGGGGGACATCGACGTATACCCCATCTACACCGCGGCCATATGGGCCGAGAAGACGAAGTTCGACCAGGTGCAGAAGGGATGGATCGCGCGCCAGCGCGTCTATAACCGCGAGCCGAAGGCCTTTCAGGGTATCGCACTCAACATGCGGCGGCCGCAATTCCAGGACGTGCGCGTGCGCGAGGCGCTGGCCCGGCTCATCAACCGCAACCTGATGAATGAGAAGCTGATGTTCAACGAGTACTTCATGTTGAACAGCTATTTCCCTAGCCTTTATCCCGACAATAAGAATCCGCATTTCCCCATGCTGGAGTACGATCCCGCCAAGGCGCGCGCGCTATTGACCGCCGCGGGCTGGAAGCCGGGAGCGGACGGCATCCTGAAAAAAGACGGCAAGCCTTTCACGGCGGTGCTCTTGACCAGCAGCCCCGATATGCGCCATCTGAACGTGTACGTCGAGGATCTGAAGGCGGTGGGCGTGGACGCGAAAATCGACCAGGTTTCCTATTCGAGCTTGGTGAAGCGCATGGACCATCAGGATTTCGATATGTACTGGGCGGCCTTCGCCTACGATCGCCTTATCGATCCGGAAGCGGCATGGGGTTCGAAGAGCGTCGACGAAGTGGCGAGCAACAATTATCCCGGCGTGAAGGACAAGGCTATCGACAGCCTGATCGAATTGCAGAAAGGCGAATTCGACATGGAGAAGCAACACGCCATCCTGCGGCAAATCGACGACCGCCTGCTCCGCATCATGCCTTACGCCCTCCTGTGGCAGGCCGATCATACCCGTCTGCTCTATTGGCGCCGCTTCGGCACCCCCAAGTACGTCCTCGATAAGTACCATCGCGAGAATTCCATCCCGGAATACTGGTGGAGCGATCCGGCCCAGTCCAAGGCCTTGGACGAAGCCATGGCCGGGGGGAAATCCCTGCCGCCCGCGGAAACCGACATCCACTACCAGGAATAG
- a CDS encoding VWA domain-containing protein encodes MKRRSRALAVMMALASVAHSGQVCDLAFDGCPRALAGGVIKVPPEYIRLDLRVPHCDEFIRLAGGNPKPPSIVFVIDNSGSMNENDPTAARFNVVASLLDDIRNAEPSAAVGLVVFTRRLSFDHRENAFFRTAFPRDTSQHDSFAPLTPLDKAFANGRTGLDTLKSLLKHDSEGNLIYATRLPASRANPVMNRLDTRNGTDISLGFLAAKEAMRDSKSDSAERFIVFLSDGAPSTPDYGREASVDEFTAGAGVPATFTVFFDTQDIRPVAPATIVQMTANIRANGYSSANSKSGYWAVNQPGTQLEEVLRNNVVGNVLSVPAKPKDLVLASGDSTFHAAARDDKGFVFTHRLNLQADTTRMVLDYAYTYIDSSNGGATAKEVIVPYPLTIVRAAGPIPAGLGGSCRDQAQVGLYRDGQPITAVTVDDIRLEARLTPPESLDCKGCGLKVSASRFHDSESLTLSAASGYLAGVFDREESAAPVPGDGRLQNTPSDSIIVEFVNPENPLDRVRRAYPYFGAPSLLKVAHENGLVRPFFRPPDPRGPAFVLVAPQAFRPAPRGPGDQWRLDPAPSAQETERYASLTVTASRAFSVDMNVFSNLGTFVDRLEFAVTQGEFEKLSAGPAGHTRLLRVLWDGRSQAGNPVATGAYIVKTTVRLLPVPGVAGITRRRRNTAGWGS; translated from the coding sequence GTGAAACGGCGTAGCAGGGCATTGGCGGTCATGATGGCCCTGGCGTCAGTCGCCCATTCCGGCCAGGTTTGCGATCTGGCTTTCGACGGTTGCCCGCGCGCCTTGGCCGGCGGCGTCATCAAGGTCCCTCCCGAATACATCCGCCTCGACCTGCGCGTGCCCCATTGCGACGAGTTCATCCGTCTCGCCGGCGGCAACCCCAAGCCTCCCTCCATCGTCTTCGTCATCGACAATTCGGGCAGCATGAACGAGAACGATCCCACGGCAGCCCGCTTCAACGTGGTCGCCTCCCTGCTCGACGACATCCGCAACGCGGAACCCTCCGCCGCGGTGGGCCTGGTGGTCTTCACGCGGCGGCTTTCCTTCGATCATCGGGAGAACGCATTCTTCCGCACCGCCTTCCCGCGGGACACCTCCCAGCACGATTCCTTCGCGCCTCTCACCCCGCTCGACAAGGCCTTCGCGAACGGGCGCACCGGGTTGGATACCTTGAAGTCCCTGCTCAAGCATGACTCGGAGGGGAACCTCATCTACGCGACCCGATTGCCGGCCTCGCGCGCCAATCCGGTGATGAACCGCCTGGACACCCGCAACGGCACGGATATCTCCCTGGGATTCCTGGCCGCCAAGGAGGCGATGCGCGATTCCAAATCCGATTCCGCGGAGCGCTTCATCGTCTTCCTTTCCGATGGCGCGCCCTCCACGCCGGATTACGGCCGGGAGGCGAGCGTGGACGAATTCACCGCCGGCGCCGGGGTCCCCGCCACCTTCACGGTCTTCTTCGATACCCAGGACATCCGCCCGGTGGCGCCCGCCACCATCGTGCAAATGACGGCGAACATACGCGCCAACGGGTACAGCAGCGCGAATTCGAAAAGCGGATACTGGGCGGTGAACCAACCCGGGACGCAATTGGAGGAGGTTCTGCGGAACAACGTGGTGGGGAACGTCCTCTCGGTGCCGGCGAAGCCGAAAGATTTGGTTCTCGCCAGCGGCGATTCCACCTTCCACGCCGCCGCGCGGGACGACAAGGGATTCGTGTTCACGCACCGTCTGAACCTGCAAGCCGACACCACGCGGATGGTCCTGGATTACGCTTACACCTATATCGACAGTAGCAATGGCGGCGCCACCGCGAAGGAGGTAATCGTACCCTACCCCCTCACCATCGTACGCGCGGCGGGCCCGATACCGGCGGGCCTCGGGGGATCCTGCCGCGATCAAGCCCAAGTAGGGCTGTATCGCGACGGGCAACCCATCACCGCCGTCACCGTGGACGATATCCGCTTGGAAGCGCGCCTTACCCCGCCCGAAAGCCTGGACTGCAAGGGTTGCGGCCTCAAGGTATCGGCGAGCCGCTTCCATGATAGCGAAAGCCTGACCTTGAGCGCGGCCTCGGGTTACCTGGCCGGCGTCTTCGACCGGGAGGAAAGCGCCGCTCCGGTGCCCGGGGACGGACGCTTGCAGAACACGCCTTCCGACAGCATCATCGTAGAGTTCGTGAATCCGGAGAACCCCTTGGACCGCGTGCGGCGGGCCTATCCCTACTTCGGCGCCCCCTCGCTTCTGAAGGTGGCCCATGAGAACGGCCTGGTGCGGCCTTTCTTCCGCCCGCCCGATCCCAGGGGGCCCGCCTTCGTACTGGTGGCTCCGCAGGCGTTCCGGCCGGCGCCGCGGGGGCCCGGCGATCAATGGCGGCTCGATCCCGCCCCGTCCGCGCAAGAGACCGAGCGCTACGCGAGCCTGACCGTCACCGCTTCCCGCGCCTTCTCCGTCGATATGAACGTGTTTTCCAACCTGGGGACTTTCGTGGACCGGCTGGAGTTCGCCGTGACCCAAGGCGAATTCGAAAAGCTCTCCGCCGGGCCGGCCGGGCACACCCGGCTTCTGCGCGTGCTCTGGGATGGCCGCAGCCAGGCGGGAAACCCGGTCGCGACCGGCGCTTACATCGTCAAGACCACGGTGCGTCTTCTGCCCGTTCCCGGCGTCGCCGGGATAACGCGGAGACGACGGAATACCGCCGGGTGGGGATCCTGA